The Mesobacillus jeotgali genome window below encodes:
- the feoB gene encoding ferrous iron transport protein B, whose protein sequence is MNIALIGNPNTGKTSLFNNLTGSYEYVGNWSGVTVEKKVGLFKNGKDQLIDLPGVYTLNPLSKDEGVVTNFFLNEPFEKLLNILDASQLRRNLHLTMQLLDYGAPVIIGLNMLDVAKNRGIQIDTHKLSESLGVAVAPVVARTGKGCNELAELVTGEAVGTGKPNLVYYGKGIEAGILELENLLAGKTQHPIRWLALQLFEGNPYVRNYLATILHQDEIDELINQVSVAEQKNTGSRQALDQVIHRKRSEAIDKIVSAATTRTGDNKIPLTEKVDMIVTNKFLGIPIFLILMYMMFMLTFDWLGFPLSDALDSFLSGPVTTGITAALAAAGASSFIKDLVLDGIVAGVGGVLVFVPQIFILFFFISLLEDSGYMARVALVMDRLMESVGLNGKAFIPMMIGFGCNVPGIMAARTIETPKERLMTILLTPLMSCSARLPVYALFVGAFFLEHKAAVVLSLYVLGVVIALILAKVFSETLLKGETSVFVIELPPYRLPQARALWRSTWDKGKGFVKKAGTFIFAGSVLIWLLAYAGPEGVNVSMDDSYLALLGGIFAPLFAPIGFGTWQASASLFTGFLAKESIISTMNIIYFVPDEASLQGLLAAHYTPLAAYSFMVFILLYIPCLATTATIYKETGSKRWTSFSIIYALVIAYLLSLAIYQGGMLFGFS, encoded by the coding sequence ATGAACATTGCGCTTATTGGCAACCCGAACACGGGGAAAACATCATTGTTTAATAACTTAACAGGTTCCTATGAATATGTAGGAAATTGGAGCGGGGTAACGGTCGAAAAAAAAGTCGGCCTCTTTAAAAATGGCAAGGATCAGCTTATTGATCTTCCGGGAGTTTATACGTTAAATCCACTATCCAAAGATGAAGGGGTCGTAACGAACTTTTTCTTGAACGAACCATTTGAGAAACTCCTGAATATCCTGGATGCTTCGCAGTTAAGGAGAAATCTCCACCTTACTATGCAGCTATTGGATTACGGAGCACCAGTCATAATCGGCTTAAATATGCTCGACGTTGCAAAAAACAGGGGTATTCAAATAGATACTCACAAATTGTCGGAATCATTGGGTGTAGCAGTAGCTCCAGTGGTTGCAAGGACAGGCAAGGGTTGTAATGAACTTGCGGAGCTAGTGACAGGCGAAGCCGTAGGCACCGGGAAGCCGAACCTCGTTTATTATGGAAAAGGTATTGAAGCGGGTATTCTTGAGCTTGAGAACTTATTGGCCGGAAAGACTCAACACCCGATTCGCTGGCTTGCGCTTCAGTTGTTTGAAGGAAATCCATATGTGAGAAACTATCTGGCAACAATTTTGCACCAGGATGAAATTGACGAATTGATCAACCAGGTTTCTGTTGCCGAACAGAAAAATACCGGCAGCAGACAAGCACTTGACCAGGTAATCCACCGGAAGCGCAGTGAAGCAATCGATAAAATAGTATCTGCAGCAACAACAAGAACGGGTGATAATAAGATTCCATTGACTGAGAAGGTTGACATGATTGTCACGAATAAATTCCTGGGCATCCCTATTTTTCTTATCTTGATGTACATGATGTTCATGCTTACCTTTGACTGGCTTGGTTTCCCGCTGTCTGACGCATTGGATTCATTTCTGTCCGGACCAGTAACAACTGGGATCACGGCGGCACTGGCCGCAGCCGGTGCTTCATCATTCATCAAAGATCTGGTCCTTGACGGAATTGTAGCAGGGGTAGGGGGAGTCCTCGTCTTCGTGCCGCAAATCTTCATTTTGTTCTTTTTCATATCCTTACTGGAGGATTCGGGTTATATGGCCCGTGTCGCTCTGGTCATGGACCGCTTAATGGAATCGGTCGGCTTGAATGGGAAGGCATTCATCCCGATGATGATCGGATTTGGCTGTAATGTGCCGGGCATCATGGCAGCAAGGACGATTGAGACGCCAAAGGAAAGGCTGATGACCATCCTGTTGACGCCGCTCATGTCATGTTCTGCACGGCTTCCAGTTTACGCTTTGTTTGTCGGGGCGTTTTTTCTGGAACATAAAGCAGCTGTTGTTTTAAGTTTGTATGTTTTAGGAGTAGTGATTGCGCTTATTCTGGCAAAGGTATTCTCTGAGACGCTTTTGAAAGGCGAAACTTCTGTATTCGTCATTGAACTTCCGCCATACAGGCTTCCTCAGGCGAGGGCGCTTTGGAGAAGCACATGGGATAAGGGAAAGGGATTCGTGAAGAAGGCAGGAACCTTCATTTTTGCCGGATCCGTCCTGATCTGGCTGCTTGCCTACGCAGGTCCGGAAGGCGTGAATGTCAGCATGGATGACAGCTATCTGGCGCTGCTTGGAGGCATTTTCGCACCGTTGTTTGCTCCTATTGGCTTTGGAACATGGCAGGCGAGTGCATCCTTATTCACTGGGTTCCTGGCGAAAGAATCAATCATTTCAACGATGAACATCATTTACTTCGTCCCGGATGAAGCAAGTCTGCAAGGTTTGCTTGCTGCTCATTACACACCTTTGGCCGCATACAGCTTCATGGTCTTTATCCTGCTATACATTCCTTGTCTGGCAACTACTGCAACGATTTACAAAGAAACGGGTTCAAAACGCTGGACCTCGTTTTCAATCATTTATGCCCTGGTTATCGCATATCTGTTATCTCTGGCCATTTATCAAGGCGGCATGCTCTTTGGATTTAGCTAA
- a CDS encoding universal stress protein has product MAGIKNVVLAYDDSEGGNKALQLAKEFTADREGVKLFVGHVFEEKVKSELVESNERPIEHLPINNFPADGIQVPPLAMEQGALKKSEHSIITHSSEQAFNNAKAELDALNIDTEYSILEGSPSESIVDYANSVNADLIIIGQSGNEGIKRKLLGGASQKIANNAHCHVLIAK; this is encoded by the coding sequence ATGGCTGGAATAAAAAATGTAGTACTCGCTTACGATGATTCTGAGGGAGGCAATAAAGCTTTGCAACTGGCAAAGGAATTCACTGCTGATAGAGAGGGCGTCAAGTTGTTTGTTGGCCATGTTTTTGAAGAGAAGGTAAAAAGCGAATTGGTTGAGTCGAATGAGCGTCCTATTGAGCATCTGCCGATCAACAATTTTCCTGCTGATGGTATCCAGGTCCCTCCACTGGCTATGGAACAGGGAGCACTAAAAAAATCCGAGCATTCCATCATAACCCACAGCTCCGAACAAGCCTTCAACAACGCAAAGGCGGAACTGGATGCACTGAACATCGACACTGAATACTCTATCCTTGAAGGAAGTCCATCCGAGAGTATCGTGGATTACGCCAATAGCGTGAATGCTGATTTGATTATCATCGGCCAGTCCGGAAATGAGGGAATCAAGCGCAAGCTTCTTGGTGGAGCAAGTCAAAAAATAGCCAATAACGCTCATTGCCATGTGCTTATCGCGAAATAA
- a CDS encoding FeoB-associated Cys-rich membrane protein: MIANILIGGAIFGYAGWAFYRFIKKSKEGKCAACSIKNSCSSNCSVMEEKQVK; encoded by the coding sequence ATGATTGCAAACATCTTAATAGGTGGAGCCATATTCGGATATGCCGGCTGGGCCTTCTACCGATTCATCAAGAAATCCAAGGAAGGTAAATGCGCTGCCTGCTCCATCAAAAACTCCTGCTCAAGCAACTGCAGCGTCATGGAGGAAAAACAGGTCAAATAA
- a CDS encoding FeoA family protein, with amino-acid sequence MLGKLKTGEKGRIMNIASADKFVRRRLLDLGIAEGSEVCVKCILPFGGPVMVESCGQCIGIRRKEALRIEVERV; translated from the coding sequence ATGCTGGGAAAATTAAAGACTGGTGAAAAAGGCCGGATCATGAATATAGCTAGTGCTGATAAATTTGTCAGAAGAAGATTGCTTGATTTGGGGATAGCGGAGGGATCGGAAGTGTGCGTGAAATGCATCCTGCCTTTTGGAGGACCTGTGATGGTTGAATCCTGCGGGCAGTGCATCGGCATCCGCCGCAAGGAAGCGCTAAGGATTGAAGTGGAGCGAGTATGA
- the thiT gene encoding energy-coupled thiamine transporter ThiT has protein sequence MKQKQTLFLVEIAVFSALAYLLDLFSGFLFSRIWPQGGSVSIAMVPVFLMAFRWGIKGGAITGLLLGLLQFILGFSQIYHPVQGFIDYVVAFTILGAAGIFARQIKENIQNGEKKKWIGFIIAGTFIGSLLRFVAHFFSGWIFFGVWAPEGQPAWLYSIIYNGTYMIPSMILSAIIIILVIGYAPSRMVKSAPVSNRL, from the coding sequence ATGAAACAAAAACAAACTCTCTTTTTAGTGGAAATTGCCGTATTTTCCGCACTGGCTTATTTGCTGGATTTATTTTCTGGATTCTTATTCTCAAGAATCTGGCCGCAGGGCGGTTCCGTATCGATTGCGATGGTGCCCGTATTCCTGATGGCGTTCCGCTGGGGGATCAAGGGCGGTGCAATCACTGGACTGCTGCTGGGACTATTGCAATTCATCCTCGGCTTTTCGCAGATATACCATCCTGTTCAGGGCTTCATCGACTATGTGGTTGCCTTCACTATTCTCGGAGCTGCCGGCATTTTTGCAAGGCAAATCAAAGAGAATATCCAGAATGGAGAAAAGAAAAAGTGGATTGGTTTCATCATCGCTGGGACTTTCATTGGAAGTCTTCTCCGCTTTGTCGCACACTTCTTTTCCGGGTGGATCTTTTTTGGAGTATGGGCGCCAGAGGGACAGCCAGCGTGGCTTTATTCCATTATCTATAATGGAACATACATGATCCCTAGCATGATCTTAAGTGCCATCATCATTATACTTGTCATCGGATATGCACCATCGAGGATGGTGAAGTCTGCACCTGTTAGCAATAGATTATGA
- a CDS encoding histidine kinase N-terminal domain-containing protein, protein MLPITDNRLLSFLTSEKENLIADWTDNIIVSEDDPYKEKISKNAERMYEVILSVFSKTNEELEEHIQELAFIVGEERVRADINIGDFVYNVNSGRSVVYKHLHKLNMEWTEMQEAINRINYCFDTFLYYAVSYYNEQKNKIIEEKNQFIDSTHKDRLTLLGQMTSSFIHEFRNPLTSIQGFIQLLRSEHQDMKYLDIISSELEQLNFRISQFLLLSKKELIGKEKTVFSLNKMIDEVLNFLYPSILDTNVRIIKEVAEDMELYGYADEIRQVLINIIFNAIDVLSQYRDDPKIEIKGFFVNDTHIKIEISNNGPVIPDHLLKTIFEPFVTTKTLGTGLGLFVCREIIEKHKGILACSSEPDKTSFIMLLPLTRIEI, encoded by the coding sequence ATGCTGCCAATTACGGATAACCGATTGCTTAGCTTCCTGACTAGTGAAAAAGAAAATCTGATAGCCGACTGGACCGATAATATAATCGTTTCAGAAGATGATCCATATAAAGAAAAAATAAGTAAGAACGCAGAGAGAATGTATGAAGTCATTCTCTCGGTTTTTTCTAAGACAAACGAAGAATTGGAAGAGCATATCCAAGAGCTTGCTTTTATAGTCGGAGAGGAACGGGTACGGGCAGACATTAACATTGGCGATTTTGTCTATAATGTCAATTCCGGACGCTCCGTGGTATACAAACATCTCCATAAATTGAATATGGAATGGACTGAAATGCAAGAGGCCATCAACCGGATCAATTACTGTTTTGATACCTTTTTGTATTACGCTGTATCTTATTATAATGAACAGAAAAATAAGATCATCGAGGAAAAGAACCAGTTCATTGATTCTACACATAAAGACAGACTGACGCTTCTCGGCCAAATGACGTCTAGCTTCATCCATGAATTCCGCAATCCATTAACTTCGATTCAGGGCTTCATCCAGCTCCTGAGATCTGAACATCAAGATATGAAGTATCTCGATATCATCTCAAGCGAACTTGAACAACTGAATTTCCGGATTTCCCAATTCCTGTTGCTGTCAAAAAAAGAGTTGATTGGAAAAGAAAAGACTGTTTTCTCACTGAATAAGATGATTGATGAAGTTCTAAACTTCCTTTATCCCAGCATTCTTGACACGAATGTCCGGATCATCAAGGAAGTAGCCGAAGATATGGAGTTGTACGGCTATGCGGATGAAATCAGGCAAGTCCTGATCAACATCATCTTCAATGCAATTGATGTATTGAGCCAGTATCGTGATGATCCGAAAATCGAAATCAAAGGATTTTTCGTGAATGATACCCATATCAAAATAGAAATTTCAAATAATGGGCCAGTCATTCCTGACCATTTGTTAAAGACGATTTTTGAGCCTTTCGTTACAACCAAGACACTTGGTACCGGACTTGGATTGTTCGTCTGCCGGGAAATCATCGAAAAGCATAAAGGCATACTTGCCTGTTCATCAGAACCGGACAAAACGTCTTTCATCATGCTTCTGCCTTTAACAAGGATCGAAATCTAA
- a CDS encoding helix-turn-helix domain-containing protein, with protein sequence MTRDEIISRVSEKVRVLRAEVGYTQDKMADIIGISKKTLVQIEKGRAQAGWSTVVAIAALFRETETIRFLFGNEPLEVLETIAHEGTDYRKEKTLGGKVWWREVTRIGGFVMQQNILSQHYRILDQDDFRIFSSFEEKETMERLKEIAAEAMNG encoded by the coding sequence ATGACAAGGGATGAAATCATAAGCAGGGTATCGGAAAAAGTTAGGGTACTTCGGGCAGAAGTTGGTTATACACAGGATAAAATGGCTGATATCATTGGAATTTCCAAAAAGACGTTAGTCCAGATTGAAAAGGGCAGGGCTCAAGCCGGCTGGTCGACAGTCGTGGCGATAGCTGCCCTGTTCAGGGAAACAGAGACCATTCGGTTTTTGTTCGGAAATGAACCACTGGAAGTCCTTGAGACGATTGCCCATGAAGGCACAGATTACCGAAAAGAAAAAACATTGGGCGGTAAAGTCTGGTGGCGTGAAGTAACAAGGATTGGAGGATTCGTCATGCAGCAAAACATCCTTAGCCAGCATTACAGGATTCTGGATCAAGATGATTTCCGGATCTTCAGCAGCTTTGAAGAAAAGGAAACGATGGAGCGTTTAAAAGAAATTGCAGCTGAAGCAATGAACGGATAA